A single window of Halobacterium jilantaiense DNA harbors:
- a CDS encoding 2Fe-2S iron-sulfur cluster-binding protein has protein sequence MTYTVELVVPEGCGTDADGQSVAVDVRDGEYVLWAARNAGVWLPADCQQGWCCRCAGYLLSGSLDQSDSRRYYDSDRDAELHLLCTAVPQSDCRILVCQYEAMLDERASHDLPPGRSKR, from the coding sequence GTGACCTACACCGTCGAACTCGTCGTGCCCGAGGGCTGTGGCACCGACGCGGACGGCCAGTCAGTCGCCGTCGACGTTCGGGACGGCGAGTACGTGCTGTGGGCGGCCCGGAACGCCGGCGTCTGGCTGCCGGCGGACTGCCAGCAGGGCTGGTGCTGTCGCTGCGCGGGCTACCTGCTGTCCGGGTCCCTCGACCAGTCCGACTCGCGGCGGTACTACGACAGCGACCGGGACGCCGAACTCCACCTGCTCTGCACCGCGGTTCCGCAGTCGGACTGCCGCATCCTCGTCTGCCAGTACGAGGCGATGCTCGACGAGCGCGCGAGCCACGACCTCCCGCCCGGCCGGTCGAAGCGATAA
- a CDS encoding DHH family phosphoesterase: protein MSSRATISSMSTYAILGCGSVGHAVAEELVERGKDVLIVDKDESRVEALRDQDLNAQVADVRDEAVAGLVEDRDVVLIMASDVDANEAAVENIRGRNDDQFVVVRASDPVTSDELTELGADVVINPSSVISDAALRALESGELEYKARQLGDVVSATEGRLAIVTHDNPDPDSIAAAAALQAIAGHLGVEADILYFGDIGHQENRAFVNLLDIELTHYGDVDIDDYETVALVDPAKAGEVEVDRDVDIFIDHFEFEGDIEAEFADVRPNVSATSTILTKYIQEFDLSVSQAVATALLYGIRAETLDFRRDTTPADLTAAAYLYPFADHDTLEQVESPNMSPETLDVLAEAIASREVQGSHLVSNAGFISDRDALSQAASQLLNLEGITTTAVFGIVEDTIYLAARSKDIRLNIGRVLADAFVDIGESAGHSTQASAEIPLGIFTGIETTEDNRNTLLELTEEAVTRKLFDAMGVESESGSNGN, encoded by the coding sequence ATGAGCAGCCGGGCCACCATCTCCTCGATGTCCACGTACGCCATTCTTGGCTGTGGCAGCGTGGGGCACGCCGTCGCAGAGGAGTTGGTCGAACGGGGGAAAGACGTCCTCATCGTCGACAAGGACGAGTCGCGGGTGGAGGCGCTCCGCGATCAAGACCTGAACGCACAGGTCGCGGACGTCCGGGACGAGGCGGTTGCGGGACTCGTCGAGGACCGCGACGTCGTCCTCATCATGGCGTCGGACGTCGACGCCAACGAGGCCGCGGTGGAGAACATCCGCGGCCGGAACGACGACCAGTTCGTGGTGGTGCGTGCGAGCGACCCAGTGACGAGTGACGAGCTCACCGAGCTCGGGGCGGACGTCGTCATCAATCCGTCGTCGGTCATCTCGGACGCGGCGCTGCGCGCGCTGGAGTCCGGCGAGCTCGAATACAAGGCCCGCCAGCTCGGCGACGTGGTGTCGGCGACTGAGGGCCGGCTTGCAATCGTCACACACGACAACCCTGACCCGGACTCGATTGCGGCCGCGGCCGCGCTGCAGGCCATCGCCGGCCACCTCGGCGTGGAGGCGGACATCCTCTACTTCGGGGACATCGGCCACCAGGAGAACCGCGCGTTCGTGAATCTGCTGGACATCGAGTTGACGCACTACGGCGACGTGGACATCGACGACTACGAGACCGTCGCGCTCGTGGACCCGGCGAAGGCCGGCGAGGTCGAGGTAGACCGCGACGTCGACATCTTCATCGACCACTTCGAGTTCGAGGGCGACATCGAGGCGGAGTTCGCAGACGTCCGCCCGAACGTCTCCGCGACCTCCACCATCCTCACGAAGTACATCCAGGAGTTCGACCTCTCCGTCAGCCAGGCGGTCGCGACCGCGCTGCTGTACGGCATCCGCGCGGAGACGCTGGACTTCCGCCGGGACACGACGCCGGCGGACCTCACGGCGGCGGCGTACCTCTACCCGTTCGCGGACCACGACACCCTCGAACAGGTGGAGTCCCCGAACATGAGCCCGGAGACCCTCGACGTGCTCGCCGAGGCCATCGCGAGCCGCGAGGTTCAGGGCAGCCACCTCGTGTCGAACGCGGGGTTCATCAGCGACCGGGACGCGCTCTCGCAGGCCGCCAGCCAGCTCCTGAATCTGGAGGGCATCACGACCACCGCGGTGTTCGGCATCGTCGAGGACACCATCTACCTCGCCGCGCGCTCGAAGGACATCCGACTGAACATCGGGCGCGTGCTCGCCGACGCGTTCGTCGACATCGGGGAGTCCGCCGGTCACTCGACGCAGGCCAGCGCGGAGATTCCGCTCGGCATCTTCACCGGCATCGAGACGACCGAGGACAACCGCAACACGCTGCTGGAACTCACCGAGGAGGCGGTCACGCGGAAGCTCTTCGACGCGATGGGCGTCGAGTCCGAGAGCGGGAGCAACGGGAACTGA
- a CDS encoding dual specificity protein phosphatase family protein — protein sequence MSDDSTPDGDDPRAELFVRPFGYVNDTPVVRRLGDRNCFLGNATAASPDCERTFEHVLSLTETPQPATTHHRPLTDDANNDWAAFAAAVDTARRLLARDGSLLVHCEAGVSRSSAVAAAALAVAESRPFVDALHEVQDARPHAVPHPALHELGVEYVAAQQ from the coding sequence ATGAGCGACGACTCGACACCTGACGGCGACGACCCCCGAGCTGAACTGTTCGTCCGTCCCTTCGGCTACGTCAACGATACGCCGGTCGTGCGGCGGCTCGGCGACAGAAACTGCTTCCTCGGGAACGCCACCGCGGCGTCACCCGACTGCGAGCGTACCTTCGAGCACGTGCTGTCGCTGACCGAGACGCCACAGCCGGCGACGACACACCACCGGCCGCTGACGGACGACGCGAACAACGACTGGGCCGCGTTCGCGGCCGCGGTCGACACCGCACGTCGACTGCTCGCGCGGGACGGGTCGCTGCTCGTGCACTGTGAAGCCGGCGTCTCGCGGAGCAGCGCGGTCGCCGCGGCGGCGCTCGCGGTCGCCGAGAGCCGTCCGTTCGTGGACGCCCTCCACGAGGTCCAGGACGCTCGCCCGCACGCCGTGCCGCACCCGGCGCTGCACGAACTCGGCGTCGAGTACGTCGCAGCACAGCAGTGA
- the dps gene encoding DNA protection during starvation protein, whose protein sequence is MSDEKRHGSGSVQPGDTSKRVGAEVVRERGGDPEEIRETLIDAIGAEFTTYYYYTNLRCFLAGEEDLKEITEDARLEDRAHFELVMPRVFELGGKLPNDIRDFADRASCPDAYLPDDPTPANILETLLEAERCAIRTWAEVCDMTRDCDPRTYDMAQRIYNEEVDHEAWFIELLSRERDGEANPAGHFARGEPGDAPYSTNNRMNDSA, encoded by the coding sequence ATGTCCGACGAGAAACGCCACGGCAGCGGCAGCGTCCAGCCCGGCGACACGTCCAAGCGCGTCGGGGCTGAGGTCGTGCGCGAGCGCGGCGGCGACCCAGAGGAGATTCGAGAGACGCTCATCGACGCCATCGGAGCCGAGTTCACGACGTACTACTACTACACGAACCTCCGGTGTTTCCTCGCCGGAGAAGAGGACCTCAAGGAGATTACCGAGGACGCGCGCCTGGAGGACCGCGCGCACTTCGAACTCGTGATGCCCCGAGTGTTCGAACTCGGCGGCAAACTCCCGAACGACATCCGGGATTTCGCCGACCGCGCGTCCTGCCCGGACGCCTACCTCCCCGACGACCCGACGCCGGCGAACATCCTGGAGACGCTGCTGGAGGCCGAGCGCTGTGCCATCCGGACGTGGGCGGAGGTCTGTGACATGACCCGCGACTGCGACCCCCGCACGTACGACATGGCCCAGCGCATCTACAACGAGGAGGTCGACCACGAGGCGTGGTTCATCGAACTCCTCAGCCGGGAGCGCGACGGCGAAGCCAACCCCGCCGGCCACTTCGCGCGCGGCGAACCCGGGGACGCGCCGTACTCCACGAACAACCGCATGAACGACTCGGCGTGA
- a CDS encoding pyridoxal phosphate-dependent aminotransferase, translating to MFPRLDYIEWIAGRPEVALYDLGSSDLRGDRDHEPTVVPAPLEGLSDPPAGATLETQIAGEYGVHPERVLVTPGASTANFVATAAALYPDAGTNGDGEPDDGDSDEDAAPTALVEKPGYEPLVEAPRAIGGTTNRFLRPEDEDYLLDPDRVAAAIDEHTKLVTVTNRHNPSGRLADHDALAEAAAAAADADARLLVDEVYAPFGSDTDDGPFGGPTAADLDAAVVTGSLTKLFGLGDLSVGWLIADPEFVERARSVLYHLPGNAGPSRALGMRAFHNVDALTERAHGLIAENHALLASFVDAHDTVDAVVPDGSTYAFLDVDGVDGDELATAAWDEGVLVAPGRFFDDRERVRVSLGRTPDHSAAALDALGGVIADLD from the coding sequence ATGTTCCCGCGGCTGGACTACATCGAGTGGATCGCCGGCCGGCCGGAGGTCGCGCTCTACGACCTCGGGTCGAGTGACCTGCGCGGCGACCGCGACCACGAACCCACGGTCGTCCCAGCGCCCCTGGAGGGGCTCTCCGACCCGCCCGCCGGTGCCACGCTGGAGACACAGATTGCCGGCGAGTACGGCGTCCACCCGGAGCGCGTGCTGGTGACGCCCGGGGCGTCGACAGCGAACTTCGTCGCGACCGCCGCGGCGCTCTACCCCGACGCGGGCACGAACGGCGACGGTGAGCCGGACGACGGCGACAGCGACGAGGACGCAGCGCCGACCGCACTCGTCGAGAAGCCGGGGTACGAGCCGCTCGTCGAAGCGCCGCGCGCCATCGGAGGAACGACGAACCGCTTCCTGCGCCCGGAGGACGAGGACTACCTTCTCGACCCCGACCGGGTCGCCGCCGCCATCGACGAGCACACGAAGCTCGTTACGGTGACCAACCGCCACAACCCCAGCGGTCGGCTCGCCGACCACGACGCGCTCGCCGAGGCCGCTGCCGCCGCCGCCGACGCCGACGCGCGCCTCCTCGTCGACGAAGTGTACGCGCCGTTCGGTTCGGACACGGACGACGGCCCGTTCGGCGGACCGACCGCCGCAGACCTCGACGCCGCAGTCGTCACCGGGTCGCTCACGAAGCTCTTCGGGCTCGGCGACCTCTCCGTCGGCTGGCTGATCGCCGACCCCGAGTTCGTGGAACGCGCCCGCTCGGTCCTCTACCACCTCCCCGGGAACGCCGGCCCGAGTCGCGCGCTCGGGATGCGAGCGTTCCACAACGTCGACGCGCTCACGGAGCGCGCCCACGGACTCATCGCGGAGAACCACGCGCTCCTCGCGTCGTTCGTCGACGCCCACGACACGGTCGACGCAGTCGTCCCGGACGGCTCGACGTACGCGTTCCTCGACGTCGACGGCGTGGACGGCGACGAACTCGCGACTGCCGCCTGGGACGAGGGTGTGCTCGTCGCCCCCGGCCGGTTCTTCGACGACCGCGAGCGGGTCCGAGTGAGCCTCGGCCGCACCCCCGACCACTCCGCCGCCGCCCTCGACGCACTCGGCGGCGTCATCGCGGACCTCGACTGA
- a CDS encoding PRC-barrel domain-containing protein has protein sequence MDADADEITSLVGREVYSNNGVFVGEVEDIQLNLDAETVTGLALSELNRDLFSPEMTGKKGVIVPYRWVRAVGDVVLINDVVERYDTGEPEDEVAV, from the coding sequence ATGGACGCAGACGCAGACGAGATTACGTCTCTGGTCGGCCGCGAGGTGTACTCCAACAACGGCGTGTTCGTCGGCGAAGTCGAGGACATCCAGCTGAATCTGGACGCCGAAACCGTCACCGGACTGGCGCTCTCCGAACTCAACCGCGACCTGTTCTCGCCCGAGATGACCGGCAAGAAGGGTGTCATTGTCCCCTACCGCTGGGTGCGCGCGGTCGGCGACGTCGTCCTCATCAACGACGTCGTCGAGCGCTACGACACGGGCGAACCGGAAGACGAAGTCGCGGTCTGA